ACTATAGGCAAGTCCTTGACCTGGAAATGTGGTTTCACTTACTTGAAAATGGTGATCTTTACTATATAAAAGATAAACTGGTTGGCTTCCGAATACATGAAGAACAAACGACACAAAAAAACAAAAACGGCTTAGTTTATTTCAGTGATGTTCCACTTTTACTAAATGATTATTGCCACAAACCTTATATACGATTTGGAAGACTCATAAAGACATTGATTTTGATAAAATTCGGAGAAAAGGCGTTCAAATTATACAAAAATGGTCGGATAAACTTTTATGACATGAAAAGAATTATTAATCACGATTTTTCTTTTTTTACATTTATCATGCTGAGACCGTTTTACAAATTCGTGAAAAACATCTTGCGTTTAAAGTTTTTAAGATAAACGAACAAGCTTGATTGAATACAAAGGGACGGCCATGAAAAAAATATTAGTAACCGGCGGATGCGGATTCATAGGATCCAATTTTATCCATGTGGCCCGGCAATTTCTCCCGGACATTGCCATCATCAACCTCGACAAGCTGACCTATGCCGGCAACCCATCCAACCTCCGCGGACTGGAACAGGGATCCGGATACCGTTTTGTGGCCGGCGATATCTGCGACATCGACCTCGTGTCCCGGATTTTCACGGAAGAGAAGATTGACACCGTGGTGCATTTCGCCGCCGAATCCCACGTCGACCGCAGCATCGAGGGGCCCGCCGAGTTCATCCAGACCAATATTGTCGGCACATTCAATCTACTCGAAGCAGCTCGCAAAACCTGGCTGGCGCAACCCGCAGACGAGAACCGCGATAAGCGCTTCCTGCACGTCAGCACCGATGAGGTTTACGGGTCGCTGGGAGCTACCGGGTTTTTCACCGAAACCACGCCCTACGATCCGCGCTCGCCCTACTCTGCGAGCAAGGCCTCTTCCGACCACCTGGTCAGCGCCTATTTTCACACCTACGGCTTGCCCACCCTCATCACCAACTGCTCAAACAATTACGGACCGTATCAGTTTCCTGAAAAACTGATCCCGCTGATCATCAACAATGCGCTGAACGGCAAACCGTTGCCGGTCTATGGAGATGGCAAAAACGTGCGCGACTGGCTCTTTGTCGCAGATCACTGCCATGCCATCCTCCAGGTGCTGGCGCGCGGCAGAATCGGGGAAACCTACAATATCGGCGGCAACAACGAGAGACAGAACATAGAGGTCGTGCACACGATTTGCGATATTCTGGATGAGAAAGTAGGGTTGTTAGCTTCGGGTAAACCCCGGCGGGAACTGATCTCTTTCGTCAAGGACCGCGCCGGACACGATCGGCGCTATGCTATCGACGCCTCCAAGATCGGCAACGATCCCGGCTGGCAACCAGCGGTTACCTTTGAGGAAGGCATTCGCCGAACCATCGATTGGTATCTGGACAACCCGGATTGGTCCGCCGCCATCCTGGACGGCTCTTACCGGGAGTATTATCAAAAAATGTATGGCGTGAAGCTTGAGACCGTCGCCCCCTGAGTTCTTTTTCCCCTGACCTTTGGAGAGAACAGCAACATGCCGAATCAAAAACGCCGGGTGGCCATTGTCGGTGCCAGAGGAATGCTCGCCCGCATGGTGCTGCGATCGGCGCCGTCCGAGTGGGACATTGTCGCCCTTAGCCACCCCCAATTCGACTTGACCGACCGGGCCTCCGCCAGGATGGGGCTGAGTGCCTTTCAGCCTGATGTCATCATCAACTGCGCGGCCTACACCGACGTGGATGGTGCGGAATCAAACGAAGCTCTTGCTTTTTCGGTAAATGCCGTTGGCCCTGGAAATCTGGCACAGGTCGCCAAAGAGCTCAACGCAACCCTGGTGCACTTCTCTTCCGACTATGTTTTCGGCGGCGACAAAACAGCCCCTTACCGCGAGACCGACTGTCCGGACCCCCGGTCGATTTACGGCAAATCGAAGCTCCAGGGCGAACAGCTGATACAGGACAGCGGCCTGGAGCGATTCTTTATCGTCCGCACCAGCTGGCTGTATGGTCCCGGCGGGAAAAATTTTGTCGAATCCATGATCCGGTTGGCGCAACAACGCGAAGAATTGCGTATCGTGGCAGACCAGTTCGGTTCGCCCACCTACACAGCCGACTTGACGCAGGCTGCGCTAAACCTCCTTGCCGAGGAAACAACGGACACCAGGAAAAAGCGCACCCCAGATCCCCTTTATGGCATTTACCATTACGCCAACGAGGGGCAATGCAGTTGGCACCGGTTTGCGGAAGAGATCGTATCGCTGCTGAAAACCAACGGAGAAACCATTAAAGCGAAGCTCATTCTCCCTATTCCCACAACGGCATACCCCTTGCCGGCACCCCGCCCATCCTATTCCGTGTTATCCAAAGCAAAGTACCGAAAGACTACCGGCGCCATCGTCCCCAACTGGCGCCAGGCACTGGCTCGGTATATGGCAAACCGGCTGAATTCTCAAAGCCACCCCCAAGGCGGAAGCCCTTAAGACAGAACAAAGCGAAAACATCCCTGGCTTGACAACTCATAACTCCTCGGGCTTCAAGAAAGAGCATTTTGAAAGGAACGTATTCGTAATGGCTGCAATTAAAAAAGGCATCGTTCTGGCGGGTGGCGCCGGCAACAGACTCTACCCCTTGACCCTGGTGGCGAGCAAACAGTTGCAGCCGGTCTACGACAAGCCGATGATTTATTATCCCCTGGCAACCCTCATGCTTGCCGGTATCCATGATATCCTGATTATTTCAACACCGCAGGACATCCCCCGCTTCCGGGCATTATTGGGAAATGGCAGCCGATGGGGAATCAAACTGTCCTATGCCGTCCAGCCCGAGCCCAAAGGCATCGCCCAGGCATTTCTGATCGGGGAAGAATTCATCGCCGGCGAATCCGTCTGCCTGATCCTTGGCGACAACCTTTTTTACGGCAAGGTGGGACTGGATACGATCATTGACAACTTTGCCGGAGGCGCAACGGTTTTCGGCTATCCGGTCAGCGACCCGGAACGCTACGGAGTGGTGCAGTTCGACTCCGCGGGCAAAGCCATCGGACTCGAGGAAAAACCGTCAAACCCCAAATCCCAGTACGCCATCCCGGGACTGTACCTTTACGATAACAAGGTTGTCGCCATGGCGAAGAGCCTGCGGCCCTCCGGCCGCGGCGAACTGGAGATCACCGATCTCAATCTG
This DNA window, taken from Syntrophotalea carbinolica DSM 2380, encodes the following:
- the rfbB gene encoding dTDP-glucose 4,6-dehydratase — protein: MKKILVTGGCGFIGSNFIHVARQFLPDIAIINLDKLTYAGNPSNLRGLEQGSGYRFVAGDICDIDLVSRIFTEEKIDTVVHFAAESHVDRSIEGPAEFIQTNIVGTFNLLEAARKTWLAQPADENRDKRFLHVSTDEVYGSLGATGFFTETTPYDPRSPYSASKASSDHLVSAYFHTYGLPTLITNCSNNYGPYQFPEKLIPLIINNALNGKPLPVYGDGKNVRDWLFVADHCHAILQVLARGRIGETYNIGGNNERQNIEVVHTICDILDEKVGLLASGKPRRELISFVKDRAGHDRRYAIDASKIGNDPGWQPAVTFEEGIRRTIDWYLDNPDWSAAILDGSYREYYQKMYGVKLETVAP
- the rfbD gene encoding dTDP-4-dehydrorhamnose reductase, with protein sequence MPNQKRRVAIVGARGMLARMVLRSAPSEWDIVALSHPQFDLTDRASARMGLSAFQPDVIINCAAYTDVDGAESNEALAFSVNAVGPGNLAQVAKELNATLVHFSSDYVFGGDKTAPYRETDCPDPRSIYGKSKLQGEQLIQDSGLERFFIVRTSWLYGPGGKNFVESMIRLAQQREELRIVADQFGSPTYTADLTQAALNLLAEETTDTRKKRTPDPLYGIYHYANEGQCSWHRFAEEIVSLLKTNGETIKAKLILPIPTTAYPLPAPRPSYSVLSKAKYRKTTGAIVPNWRQALARYMANRLNSQSHPQGGSP
- the rfbA gene encoding glucose-1-phosphate thymidylyltransferase RfbA, with protein sequence MAAIKKGIVLAGGAGNRLYPLTLVASKQLQPVYDKPMIYYPLATLMLAGIHDILIISTPQDIPRFRALLGNGSRWGIKLSYAVQPEPKGIAQAFLIGEEFIAGESVCLILGDNLFYGKVGLDTIIDNFAGGATVFGYPVSDPERYGVVQFDSAGKAIGLEEKPSNPKSQYAIPGLYLYDNKVVAMAKSLRPSGRGELEITDLNLEYLRRGELQVEKLGRGIAWLDTGTHMSLLEASHFIGTIEARQGTKIACLEEIALRKGFIDKSRMTTILRDIPQSSYRDYLEQVLRDEL